Proteins encoded within one genomic window of Tidjanibacter massiliensis:
- a CDS encoding RNA polymerase sigma factor has product MIGKRLDELERVIELYQDALFRFAFFRTGSLADSQDIVQNVFLKMVDSSRDLAHVGDLKNYLFRCVSNACCDWTEKRRHTGTLPLESVGVADETGTEEEWMHEYVRIGSMLEGLPARQAEVVRMRCVDGLRFAEIADMLGVSLPTVKSRFRYGIEKMRTIEKKGKL; this is encoded by the coding sequence ATGATTGGAAAAAGATTGGATGAACTGGAGCGTGTGATTGAGCTCTATCAGGATGCGTTGTTCCGTTTCGCTTTTTTCCGTACCGGTTCCCTGGCGGATTCGCAGGATATCGTACAGAATGTGTTTCTCAAAATGGTTGACAGCAGTCGCGACCTTGCGCATGTCGGGGATTTGAAAAACTATCTGTTTCGGTGTGTCTCGAATGCCTGCTGCGATTGGACGGAAAAAAGGCGGCACACCGGGACTCTTCCGCTGGAAAGCGTGGGTGTTGCAGACGAAACCGGTACGGAGGAGGAGTGGATGCATGAATACGTGCGTATCGGCAGCATGCTGGAGGGTCTGCCTGCAAGGCAGGCGGAGGTCGTGCGAATGAGATGTGTGGATGGACTTCGGTTTGCGGAGATAGCCGATATGCTTGGCGTTTCGCTACCGACTGTCAAATCGAGGTTCAGGTATGGTATTGAAAAAATGCGAACGATTGAAAAAAAGGGAAAGCTATGA
- a CDS encoding HU family DNA-binding protein — protein MNKTQLIESISSEAGISRGEAKRSLEAFMKITTAALISGEKVTLAGFGTFAIERKHARTGRDPRNGAPIRIAAKNVVKFRPGTELSEAVK, from the coding sequence ATGAACAAGACGCAGTTAATCGAATCCATCTCCTCGGAAGCGGGAATATCCAGAGGCGAAGCGAAAAGGAGCCTGGAGGCTTTCATGAAAATAACAACCGCCGCGCTCATCAGCGGCGAAAAAGTCACCCTGGCCGGATTCGGCACCTTCGCAATAGAGAGGAAACATGCACGAACCGGACGGGACCCGCGCAACGGAGCCCCTATCCGGATAGCGGCCAAAAACGTCGTCAAGTTTCGCCCCGGCACCGAACTCAGCGAAGCAGTCAAATAG
- a CDS encoding class I SAM-dependent rRNA methyltransferase encodes MTKIFLKRGKEESLGRRHPWVFSGAIERMEGEPAEGDVVDVYSRQGEFLARGHYQIGSITVRILTFVQEEIDARWWLERLRAAVGVRRAVGLVGNPMTDCYRLVHGEGDGLPGLVVDIYGDTAVVQAHSVGMYRSRDAVCDALRRVYGGALAAVYDKSAQTLPYKADTGACDGYLYGGDGTTERIVTENGNRFHVDWGAGQKTGFFLDQRENRELVRRYSSGRAVLNTFSYTGGFSVYALAGGAERVVSVDSSAGAVRLAERNVALNFGDGAPHEGVAVDAFDYLKEMDGSFDLVILDPPAFAKHHKVLGNAMKGYMRLNARALSQIAPGGILFTFSCSQAVSRELFRTAVFTAAAVAGRNVRILHQLTQPADHPVNIYHPEGEYLKGLVLYVE; translated from the coding sequence ATGACGAAGATATTCCTGAAACGCGGCAAGGAGGAGTCACTCGGCCGTCGCCACCCGTGGGTCTTTTCGGGAGCCATCGAACGGATGGAGGGGGAGCCCGCCGAAGGCGATGTGGTGGATGTCTATTCGCGGCAGGGGGAGTTCCTTGCCAGGGGCCATTATCAGATAGGTTCCATCACGGTGCGGATACTGACTTTCGTGCAGGAGGAGATTGACGCCCGGTGGTGGCTGGAGCGGTTGCGTGCCGCTGTCGGGGTGCGTCGGGCCGTCGGGCTTGTCGGGAATCCGATGACGGACTGTTATCGTCTCGTGCACGGCGAAGGCGACGGATTGCCCGGACTCGTCGTGGATATTTACGGCGATACGGCGGTGGTACAGGCCCACAGCGTCGGCATGTACCGTTCGCGCGATGCGGTATGCGATGCCCTACGGAGGGTTTACGGCGGTGCCTTGGCGGCTGTCTACGACAAGAGTGCGCAGACACTTCCCTATAAGGCCGATACGGGGGCTTGCGACGGCTATCTGTATGGCGGAGACGGTACGACGGAGCGGATTGTCACCGAAAACGGCAACCGGTTCCATGTCGATTGGGGCGCCGGCCAAAAGACGGGCTTCTTCCTTGACCAGCGGGAAAACCGGGAACTCGTCCGGCGTTACAGCAGCGGGCGTGCCGTACTCAATACGTTCAGTTATACCGGCGGTTTCTCCGTATACGCTCTGGCGGGCGGGGCGGAACGGGTCGTATCGGTGGACAGCTCGGCCGGTGCCGTCCGCCTCGCGGAGCGGAATGTCGCGCTCAATTTCGGCGACGGCGCACCGCACGAGGGGGTGGCGGTCGATGCGTTCGATTACCTGAAAGAGATGGACGGCAGTTTCGACCTCGTCATTCTCGACCCTCCGGCCTTCGCGAAGCACCACAAGGTGCTGGGCAACGCCATGAAAGGTTATATGCGCCTGAACGCAAGGGCGCTCTCGCAGATAGCTCCCGGAGGTATTCTCTTTACTTTCAGTTGTTCGCAGGCGGTGAGCCGCGAACTTTTCCGAACGGCGGTCTTCACGGCGGCTGCCGTTGCGGGGCGCAATGTCAGGATACTTCATCAACTGACGCAGCCTGCTGACCATCCCGTAAATATCTACCATCCGGAGGGGGAGTACCTGAAGGGGTTGGTGCTGTACGTGGAGTGA
- a CDS encoding 3'-5' exonuclease, protein MSCFRNNITNEEITAMPKCAFPGTVEIVDTEEKAVAACAYLMAQSALGFDTETRPSFKAGVSNRTALLQLASADRCFLFRLSQMKFVREVARVLESGDVVKVGAAVRDDIKGLQRLRWFRPQGFVDLQSVAGEWGIEEKSVRKLAAIVLGSSVSKAQRLSNWEAATLTKAQIGYAATDAWVCLEIYNRLMKEPR, encoded by the coding sequence ATGAGCTGTTTCCGGAACAACATAACGAATGAAGAGATAACCGCGATGCCGAAGTGCGCTTTCCCCGGTACGGTCGAGATTGTCGATACGGAGGAGAAGGCCGTTGCGGCGTGTGCGTACCTCATGGCCCAGTCGGCGCTCGGATTCGATACCGAGACGCGGCCGTCGTTCAAGGCGGGCGTGTCGAACCGGACGGCGCTTCTGCAGCTCGCTTCGGCCGACCGTTGTTTCCTCTTCCGCCTTTCGCAGATGAAGTTCGTGCGCGAGGTGGCGCGGGTGCTCGAAAGCGGCGACGTGGTGAAGGTAGGGGCTGCCGTGCGCGACGACATCAAGGGGCTGCAAAGGCTCCGTTGGTTCAGGCCGCAGGGGTTCGTGGACCTGCAGAGTGTTGCGGGGGAGTGGGGCATCGAGGAGAAGAGCGTCCGCAAGCTCGCGGCGATAGTGCTCGGCAGTTCGGTTTCCAAGGCGCAGCGGCTGAGCAATTGGGAAGCGGCCACTCTCACGAAAGCGCAGATAGGGTATGCGGCGACGGATGCCTGGGTCTGCCTGGAGATATATAACAGATTAATGAAGGAACCCAGATGA
- a CDS encoding RecQ family ATP-dependent DNA helicase gives MNGKTITEEQLLEALRRYWGYGSLRGTQSRTIRCVLEGRDTLSLMPTGGGKSLTYQLPGLLMEGLCVVVTPLVALMKDQVDSLRRRGIPAVAIHSGMSPRNIDITLDNCVYGDIKFLYVSPERVAGELFAARLAKMNVNLIAVDEAHCISQWGYDFRPAYLRIARMRDILPAVPVLALTASATEPVAQDIMEKLAFREPNVVRSDYARPNLSFSVRHTDDRKGQLLRVIGNVPGSGIVYVRTRDAAELLAAELKEEGIAAEYYHAGLPHGERTLRQNEWTAGKTRVMVATNAFGMGIDKPDVRFVVHYGLCASLEEYYQEAGRAGRDGRRSYAVLIVASDDRERLTRRFSSEFPTIAQIKDIYVRLMNYLGVAIGEGKFCSMAVNLYDFCTRNRLFMGTVQNALKILQQNGYLVFTDDEENPARLMFCVSRDDLYSLRVEREDLDNILRTILRLYTGVFTGLRPVDVQEMAIYTGYTEERVMELLKTLWRLHVIRFVPKNRSPMVFLTDNRLPDADVYISPGSYRARKETAARRLEAVFAYAADTERCRSVVLQEYFGQKDARPCGVCDICLAHRKRGTVGEGMAGEILKRIPAGGISPKDLAGQFAAAPEKVAAAVDALAAEGKISVMPNGLLVINR, from the coding sequence ATGAACGGGAAGACCATCACGGAGGAGCAGTTGCTCGAAGCCCTGCGGAGGTATTGGGGGTACGGTTCGCTGCGCGGAACGCAGTCCCGGACGATTCGGTGCGTGCTCGAAGGCCGGGATACCCTTTCGCTGATGCCTACCGGTGGCGGCAAGTCGCTGACCTACCAGCTTCCCGGTCTGCTGATGGAGGGGCTGTGCGTGGTCGTGACGCCTCTCGTGGCGCTGATGAAGGACCAGGTCGATTCGCTGCGCCGCCGCGGTATCCCGGCGGTCGCCATCCACTCCGGCATGAGTCCGCGCAACATCGACATCACGCTCGACAATTGCGTGTACGGCGACATCAAATTCCTGTATGTCTCTCCCGAACGGGTGGCGGGCGAACTGTTCGCGGCCCGGCTGGCCAAGATGAACGTGAATCTGATAGCGGTGGATGAGGCGCACTGTATTTCGCAATGGGGGTACGACTTCCGTCCGGCTTACCTGCGTATCGCCCGGATGCGCGATATCCTGCCGGCGGTGCCCGTGCTCGCGTTGACGGCTTCGGCTACGGAGCCTGTGGCGCAGGATATCATGGAGAAGCTGGCGTTCCGCGAGCCCAACGTCGTCCGGAGCGATTACGCCCGGCCGAACCTGTCGTTCTCCGTCCGGCATACGGATGACCGGAAGGGACAGTTGCTGCGGGTGATAGGGAATGTGCCGGGGAGCGGAATCGTCTATGTCCGGACGCGTGACGCCGCGGAGCTGCTTGCCGCGGAGCTGAAGGAGGAGGGTATTGCGGCCGAGTATTACCATGCGGGGCTGCCTCATGGCGAGCGGACCCTGCGGCAGAACGAATGGACGGCGGGAAAGACGCGGGTGATGGTGGCCACCAACGCATTCGGCATGGGAATCGACAAGCCCGACGTCCGCTTCGTGGTGCATTACGGGCTCTGCGCTTCGCTGGAGGAGTATTATCAGGAGGCCGGGCGGGCCGGAAGGGACGGCCGTCGTTCCTATGCCGTGCTCATCGTCGCTTCCGACGACCGGGAGCGTTTGACACGCCGTTTCTCCTCCGAATTTCCCACCATAGCGCAGATAAAAGATATCTATGTCCGGTTGATGAATTATCTCGGGGTGGCCATCGGGGAGGGGAAATTCTGCTCGATGGCGGTGAACCTGTACGATTTCTGTACCCGTAACCGTCTCTTCATGGGAACGGTGCAGAATGCGCTGAAGATACTCCAGCAGAACGGTTACCTCGTCTTCACGGACGACGAGGAGAATCCCGCACGGCTTATGTTCTGTGTCAGCCGCGACGACCTCTATTCGTTGCGTGTCGAACGCGAGGACCTCGACAATATCTTGCGCACCATTCTGCGGCTCTATACCGGTGTATTTACCGGTTTGCGCCCGGTGGATGTGCAGGAGATGGCCATCTATACCGGTTATACCGAAGAGCGCGTGATGGAGCTGCTCAAGACGTTGTGGCGCCTGCATGTGATACGGTTCGTCCCCAAGAACCGCAGCCCCATGGTATTCCTGACCGACAATCGGCTCCCGGATGCCGACGTGTACATTTCGCCGGGGAGTTACCGGGCACGCAAGGAGACGGCCGCCCGGCGGCTGGAGGCCGTGTTCGCCTATGCTGCCGATACGGAGCGGTGCAGGAGCGTGGTCTTGCAGGAGTATTTCGGACAGAAGGATGCCCGGCCCTGTGGGGTGTGCGACATCTGTCTTGCGCATAGGAAGCGGGGGACGGTCGGGGAGGGGATGGCCGGCGAGATTCTGAAAAGAATCCCGGCCGGCGGAATAAGTCCGAAAGATTTGGCCGGACAGTTCGCTGCCGCGCCCGAAAAGGTGGCCGCAGCGGTCGATGCGCTGGCCGCGGAGGGTAAAATTTCGGTCATGCCGAACGGATTACTCGTGATTAATCGGTAA
- a CDS encoding GNAT family N-acetyltransferase, which yields MKPIIEAVPKELIERELTEERLLRATNNAGNFIYTIKAAEAPDIMREIGRLRELAFRQAGGGTGNEVDVDEQDLAPDGYTQLFVWDPVAREILGGYRYIICDSPYPKNLSTEHYFRFSDRFRQEVLPYTIELGRSFVQPRYQRTRDAKSLYALDNLWDGLGALIVENPDKQYFFGKVTMYGHYDKEARNILMYFLQKYFPDRDGLLEPLYPVEMNIDVPAMERIFAGGSYMDDYRTLVNELRKRDEFIPPMINSYMNLSPSMKVFSTVHNPDFGEVEETGILVRIKDIYPEKAERHTRGLLQKLKKRIKSVSGGE from the coding sequence ATGAAACCGATAATAGAAGCCGTACCGAAGGAACTCATCGAACGGGAACTAACCGAGGAGCGCCTGCTGCGTGCCACCAACAATGCGGGAAACTTCATTTACACGATAAAGGCGGCGGAGGCTCCCGACATCATGCGGGAGATAGGCCGTCTGCGTGAGCTCGCATTCCGGCAGGCCGGGGGCGGTACGGGGAACGAGGTGGATGTCGACGAACAGGACCTGGCTCCGGACGGTTATACGCAGTTGTTCGTATGGGACCCGGTAGCCCGTGAAATCCTTGGCGGCTACCGCTACATTATCTGCGATTCCCCTTATCCGAAAAATCTCTCGACGGAACACTATTTCCGTTTCAGTGACAGGTTCCGGCAGGAGGTGCTGCCCTATACCATCGAGCTGGGACGTTCGTTCGTGCAGCCGCGCTATCAGCGTACCCGCGATGCGAAGAGCCTCTATGCGCTCGACAACCTGTGGGACGGACTCGGTGCGCTGATAGTGGAGAATCCCGACAAACAGTATTTTTTCGGCAAGGTGACCATGTACGGGCACTATGACAAGGAGGCGCGCAACATCCTGATGTATTTCCTGCAGAAATATTTTCCGGACAGGGACGGCCTGCTCGAACCGCTCTATCCCGTCGAGATGAACATCGACGTGCCGGCCATGGAGCGGATATTTGCCGGAGGAAGTTATATGGACGACTACCGGACACTCGTCAATGAACTGCGCAAGCGGGATGAGTTCATTCCGCCGATGATAAATTCATACATGAATCTGTCGCCTTCGATGAAGGTTTTCAGCACCGTACACAATCCCGATTTCGGAGAGGTGGAGGAGACGGGCATCCTCGTCCGGATAAAGGACATCTACCCGGAGAAGGCGGAGAGGCATACGCGCGGCCTGCTGCAGAAGCTGAAGAAGCGGATAAAATCGGTTTCGGGTGGCGAGTGA
- a CDS encoding 1-acyl-sn-glycerol-3-phosphate acyltransferase, with protein sequence MKEIDVYKVLEGKNPKLARRVPRFVVDYLRRTIHEREVNEILARFGDLEGIAFVRAALGYMNVRYHSVGMERLNPEGRYVFASNHPFGGMDGLMLADEVARYFGDVRVVVNDLLMYLGPLRGLFVPVNKHGRQDAGSVEAFNNAFASDVPIVTFPAGLCSRRRRGVVRDLEWKPNFVKKAAAYGRDVVPVYFNGRLSDFFYRLSNLRTALGIKANIEMLYLADEMFRQAGSDFEIIIGRPIPSASLLEGRTPGQAADYVRRAVYALGRG encoded by the coding sequence ATGAAGGAGATAGACGTATACAAGGTGCTCGAAGGCAAGAATCCGAAGCTTGCCCGTCGCGTCCCGCGTTTCGTCGTCGATTATCTTCGCCGTACCATACACGAGCGGGAGGTGAACGAGATTCTGGCGAGATTCGGAGACCTGGAGGGGATAGCGTTCGTACGGGCCGCTCTCGGGTACATGAATGTCCGCTATCATTCGGTCGGTATGGAGCGGCTGAACCCCGAAGGACGTTACGTGTTCGCTTCGAACCATCCGTTCGGAGGAATGGACGGACTGATGCTGGCCGACGAGGTGGCGCGTTATTTCGGCGATGTCCGGGTAGTGGTGAACGACCTGCTGATGTACCTCGGCCCGCTCAGGGGACTGTTCGTGCCGGTGAACAAGCACGGCCGTCAGGATGCCGGAAGCGTGGAGGCTTTCAATAACGCTTTCGCATCCGATGTGCCGATAGTGACCTTCCCCGCCGGGCTCTGTTCGCGCCGCCGCCGCGGGGTCGTGCGCGATCTCGAATGGAAACCCAATTTCGTGAAGAAGGCGGCCGCCTACGGCCGGGATGTGGTGCCTGTCTATTTCAACGGCAGGCTCTCCGACTTCTTTTACCGGCTGTCGAACCTGCGTACCGCGCTCGGCATCAAGGCCAATATCGAGATGCTCTATCTTGCCGACGAGATGTTCCGTCAGGCAGGCAGCGATTTTGAAATCATCATCGGGAGACCGATACCGTCCGCTTCCCTGCTGGAGGGAAGGACGCCGGGGCAGGCGGCCGATTACGTCAGGCGCGCCGTGTACGCGCTGGGGAGAGGCTGA
- the rpiB gene encoding ribose 5-phosphate isomerase B translates to MEAKKIGIASDHAGYEMKEFLIGYLESKGYEVYDFGAPSAESFDYPDSAHPLACAVEKGELPMGIALCGSGNGISMTLNKHQGIRAALCWTPELAELARRHNDANICSLPARFIDNMQAAAIVDAYLGAEFEGGRHQRRIDKIPFRGTC, encoded by the coding sequence ATGGAAGCAAAGAAGATAGGCATAGCATCCGATCATGCCGGATACGAGATGAAGGAATTCCTCATCGGATACCTCGAAAGCAAAGGATACGAAGTGTATGATTTCGGAGCTCCGAGCGCCGAAAGTTTCGATTATCCCGATTCGGCCCATCCCCTCGCATGCGCCGTCGAGAAGGGCGAACTGCCCATGGGCATCGCACTCTGCGGCAGCGGCAACGGCATCTCCATGACGCTCAATAAACACCAGGGTATCCGTGCGGCCCTCTGCTGGACGCCCGAATTGGCCGAGCTCGCCCGCAGGCACAACGATGCCAATATCTGTTCGCTGCCGGCGCGTTTCATAGACAATATGCAGGCTGCGGCTATCGTGGACGCATACCTCGGAGCCGAATTTGAAGGGGGACGTCACCAGCGCCGGATAGACAAGATACCTTTCAGGGGAACGTGCTGA
- a CDS encoding RNA polymerase sigma factor yields MTLEEIIEGCRRGNAEARRELYVRYGSPMYGVIRRYVSDASTAEDLLHDGFVTLYTRIGDYRGDGPFEGWCRRIFVNTVMSYFRRRNPLEGADEVSAANLRGSVPPTVLDELSAGEIKACVDTLPEGYRTIFNLRAVEEYEYAEIAEMLGISEATTRSQYLRARMKLIEILGRRLHTGTPPRKTDGRGAGR; encoded by the coding sequence TTGACACTGGAAGAGATAATAGAGGGTTGCCGCAGGGGGAACGCGGAGGCTCGCCGCGAACTGTACGTACGCTACGGCAGTCCGATGTATGGCGTCATAAGGCGCTATGTGAGCGACGCTTCCACGGCGGAAGACCTGCTGCACGACGGTTTCGTGACGCTCTATACGCGCATAGGCGACTACCGCGGCGACGGACCGTTCGAGGGTTGGTGCAGACGGATATTCGTCAATACGGTCATGTCCTATTTCCGCCGCAGGAACCCGCTGGAGGGAGCCGATGAAGTGAGCGCGGCGAACCTCCGCGGCTCCGTACCGCCGACGGTCCTCGACGAACTTTCGGCGGGAGAGATAAAGGCGTGCGTGGACACCCTGCCGGAAGGGTACCGAACCATCTTCAATCTGCGGGCGGTAGAGGAGTACGAATATGCCGAAATTGCGGAGATGCTGGGAATAAGCGAGGCGACCACCCGCTCGCAATACCTCCGGGCGAGGATGAAACTGATAGAGATACTGGGCAGAAGGCTCCATACAGGCACGCCGCCGCGCAAGACGGACGGCCGCGGGGCCGGCAGATGA
- a CDS encoding porin family protein: MTDKDFDKRIGDALRGYEEEPPRELFQRIEETLAAAGAAPRKRQRIRHAYGYAVAAALLAGVLVTALYLSRPAGITEEAAVRQTAVVLPDGTGDTAVPDTDAGSEPPQTVSGANTPQPVRAVAKTDGEDTVPERQTTAAGQENAPAGKDTEARDAPPVVREGDRNGQRGRSRKRPAYPSPGSAAAELRRNTDAYWERAIAREYGGSPRRKVAGSVYAGNFGTFAGNSVTNDPDRAASAGMLIKQTSDGGMTLQSGLHEENGRPVLAPTGPVTEEVRLQHRMPLNVGLSLSVPLGERLALTTGLNYSYLYSSSEQSFSAGTAHITRELHYIGVPVGLTYTFYRAGGFGFYVQGGGMVEKGVAWRETQGFADAGDSGRESTLRRIKGVQFSVSAAAGVSYNFNRYIGLYVEPGVGYYFRQKDQPASYRTVHPTSFSVKVGVRFGL, from the coding sequence ATGACAGATAAGGATTTCGACAAACGGATAGGAGATGCCCTGCGCGGCTACGAAGAAGAGCCGCCCCGGGAGCTTTTCCAGCGGATAGAGGAGACGCTCGCCGCAGCCGGTGCAGCCCCCCGCAAGCGGCAACGCATCCGGCATGCGTACGGGTATGCCGTCGCGGCGGCACTGCTGGCTGGGGTACTGGTCACGGCCCTTTACCTCTCCCGACCGGCCGGTATCACGGAAGAGGCAGCGGTACGGCAGACCGCAGTCGTACTGCCCGACGGAACAGGGGATACGGCCGTACCCGATACGGACGCCGGTTCCGAACCTCCGCAGACCGTGTCCGGAGCAAACACCCCGCAGCCGGTACGGGCCGTCGCGAAAACAGACGGAGAGGACACCGTCCCGGAAAGACAGACTACGGCCGCAGGACAGGAGAACGCCCCGGCCGGAAAGGATACGGAGGCGCGGGACGCTCCCCCCGTCGTACGGGAGGGCGACCGAAACGGACAGCGGGGCCGCAGCCGGAAACGCCCTGCCTACCCCTCGCCCGGTTCGGCCGCCGCGGAACTGCGGAGGAACACGGATGCCTATTGGGAGCGGGCCATCGCTCGGGAGTACGGCGGATCACCCCGCCGGAAGGTGGCCGGTTCCGTCTATGCGGGCAACTTCGGCACTTTCGCCGGAAACAGCGTAACGAACGACCCGGACAGGGCCGCATCGGCCGGCATGCTCATCAAACAGACCTCCGACGGAGGCATGACGCTCCAGTCCGGACTGCACGAGGAGAACGGCCGCCCGGTACTCGCCCCCACGGGGCCTGTCACGGAGGAAGTACGGCTCCAGCACCGGATGCCGCTCAACGTGGGACTGTCGCTCTCCGTCCCGCTGGGCGAACGGCTCGCCCTGACCACGGGACTCAACTACTCCTATCTCTACTCCTCCTCCGAACAGTCGTTCTCGGCGGGTACAGCGCATATCACGCGCGAGCTCCACTACATCGGCGTACCGGTCGGGCTGACCTATACATTCTACCGCGCGGGCGGATTCGGTTTCTACGTCCAGGGAGGCGGCATGGTCGAAAAAGGCGTTGCCTGGCGCGAGACGCAGGGATTCGCCGATGCGGGCGACAGCGGTAGGGAATCGACCCTCCGCCGCATCAAGGGCGTACAGTTCTCGGTAAGCGCCGCAGCCGGAGTCAGCTACAATTTCAACAGGTACATAGGCCTTTACGTGGAACCGGGAGTCGGATATTATTTCCGGCAGAAAGACCAGCCGGCAAGCTACCGTACCGTCCATCCGACCAGTTTTTCCGTCAAGGTAGGCGTACGGTTCGGCCTCTGA
- a CDS encoding NigD1/NigD2 family lipoprotein, whose protein sequence is MKNWTKYITVLLTFAAAVAALSSCSKELAGAAPPTDIVYNGFGEITRTDYDGYFEITRDDGVLLRVLEYNGSKEIERGERVYFKYNILPGNGDYVSSYSTPEQTVYDIRVLVFNDIHAVPIVRKSFLLEDDPHRSDSIGHDLIRVVTAAFSGNYINIGFEYFRYENGQPHMINLVWDDTRPATDSVYLELRHNAMGEVEGNGRYVVSDTGLASFRIADLVPEGEESIDIKLKSNMDRKDGVGEYIETEKYHTGTYTTGSTAKTYIVGGELYPPENHTAFVRN, encoded by the coding sequence ATGAAAAATTGGACTAAATACATCACGGTGCTCCTGACCTTCGCTGCGGCAGTCGCCGCACTCTCCTCATGCAGCAAGGAGCTTGCGGGCGCGGCACCGCCCACCGACATCGTTTACAACGGCTTCGGGGAGATAACGCGCACGGACTACGACGGCTATTTCGAGATAACGAGAGACGACGGCGTGCTGCTCCGCGTCCTGGAGTACAATGGGAGCAAGGAGATAGAGAGGGGCGAAAGGGTCTATTTCAAATACAACATTTTGCCCGGCAACGGCGACTACGTGAGCTCCTACTCCACACCGGAACAGACCGTTTACGACATACGCGTCCTCGTCTTCAACGACATCCACGCGGTGCCGATAGTCCGGAAGAGTTTCCTGCTCGAAGACGACCCGCACCGCAGCGACAGCATCGGGCACGACCTGATACGCGTCGTCACGGCGGCATTCTCCGGCAACTATATCAACATCGGTTTCGAATACTTTCGCTACGAGAACGGACAGCCGCACATGATAAACCTCGTGTGGGACGACACGCGCCCGGCGACCGATTCCGTATATCTCGAACTGCGCCACAACGCCATGGGTGAAGTGGAAGGGAACGGACGGTACGTCGTGAGCGACACGGGACTGGCCTCTTTCCGTATCGCCGACCTCGTACCCGAAGGGGAAGAGAGCATCGACATCAAACTGAAATCCAACATGGACCGCAAGGACGGCGTCGGGGAGTACATCGAAACGGAGAAATACCACACGGGAACATATACGACCGGCAGCACGGCCAAGACATACATCGTCGGCGGCGAGCTCTACCCTCCCGAAAACCACACTGCTTTTGTTAGGAATTAG